Below is a genomic region from Gasterosteus aculeatus chromosome 2, fGasAcu3.hap1.1, whole genome shotgun sequence.
tatttttttaagtcatacaatgtgattttctggatttgttttagattttgTCATCAAATGCCCAACGAGGTACCAGTGGTGTCCCCAGCCTGCCAGCAGATGTCCCTACCAATCTGtaaaataattatgaatccCAGTCATATTATTAGGTTTAGGTAGAGGACACTTGCTCTTATGCAATGTTTAATCTGTAAAAAGTTCCAAGTATATTTGTCCTGAAGATTAAATATGTTTCTAAGTTCCCCAAAGGATTTTACTTAACTCTCCTTGGTCAAGTCAAAAAGAACATGACATGAATGGCTCTTAATTGCTTATACATGTTCTATAATATGATGAGCGTTAAAGTTATTCCAGCTTTAAGCTTATTTTTAAATGCCTGCGTGGTCATGCTTCTTCACCGCTCAATGAATGGCCGCTGTCGCGTTGCTATGCGCAAGACCTCTATGGACAATCAGTCTTCACCGTTCAAGGAGCAAAACTATGGGACTGTCTCGCAACAcgtttgtaatgtttttaataGAGGTATCATGTTGTGGTTATAAGAGAAGCAACATTGCTCTCACACCTAACAATCCTGGAAATAGatacatacacacagtacaAGTGTATCGATGTATTTGTGAATGTATCttcttgttctgttttattatgttatgtttttcctgtaaaaAAAGGTACATTGTTCACCTTTATCAGGAGAGACGTCGCTTTGGTTTATGGTGTTGTACTGTATATTTGCTCTGGAAGGGACCATTCAAACTGCCCTGTGTATCCAATCACTGAGGAAAAAACCTCAGACAAGAAAATACCTTCTGATTTCAAATCAATTCCTTCTATACAATTGTTTAGTTCTGCCGTTTGGGGGCCTTGTTGAAATCAAGGAAATGAGCATCTGAGAAAGGGTCTGTCCCTTATTCAGACGGCCCGTCAGTGGCGGGAAAATTAAAGTGATGATGGAAGATGATGAGACTGCCGGCCGCATGGCCCGAGTGATTCCTCTCTGTCGGCACCAATCACCTCTCtcaagcaggaggagatgtggaaGTTGATCCAAAGTAGGCACTCACTTTTAGTGCACATCTGCTACCAAGTCCCCAAAGTCCCCGTCCCATGACCTAGCTTCAGCTTCAGCTCTATGTCATTTTGCATATCAACCATCTCCATGTCCTCTCCACCTGGCAAAGCAAATGCCTTCTGGAATATGGCTGCAACCTCCTCTTCATATTGATACAGACAGGAATGGGTTTGAGTGGAATAGAAAGGACACCTCTGCTGTCTCGCTTTCTGCTCTCAAATGACTTTATTCAGTCTGAAGTAGCTTTTGTGTCGTCTGTTGATTGTGCACACCATTCTCTCACGTTCCATGGCCTGATTGCGATCGACAGGTTGGCGTCCACTGATCTACCCCAAAGTGTCGTGGCAACGGTCCAGATCGTGCTTGAGAGGCTGGTGTGCCTCCAGATGGCAGATATTTAAGCAACCTACACAAATGGTGAACCAAGGTTTTCAACTAAGGAACATCGACATGCCTGAGGCCAACACATATCTCTGTCTTATTGGTTATTTAGCTCTATCGGGTAGCTCTATTTACTTGTCATGTGGGCTTTGATCCCTGCATATACCTCATATCTTTCCCCCTGGCGTCTGCCATAGAGACACAGGGGAGGTTGCATTCCATGTGTCCTTTGCATGTTCTCTGTcctcagcatttctcagattCCTCACTGGATTGTGGGGGCGATCACCATGGCCCCCAACAACGGCCTTCCATTGGCTCACAAAGTGAGCGTGCCTTTCACCGGGGGCACGGTAACATCAGGGGCTTGATCTAAAGGGGTATCTGATTGTCATCCCCGTGCTCGCATGCCTGGTTTGGAAATGACAGCCGGTGTTGTGCCTCAATCAGTTCTTTTGGGCCAGAAAATATATATGGCGTGTGTTGTGAGTACATCAGAAATGAAAAGTTAACATCTGGTTGAACAACTGTGCTGGGTAAAGAGTGGCTGTGAAACAGAGGGATGACCGTTGGAGTGAGGCAAGCAAGGAGTGAAACTACTGAGCTTCACCCTTTTCCTCTCTGGTTTACAGCAGATCGAAGCGTGTGCTCTCCAATCAGCGTATTTTCCTAActttctctgcctgtctgtgacatTTCATTGTTACCTTGTAGACATCGTAGGAGTCTATGCGCGTGTCAAAGCACATGTAAAGGTTGTTCAGCATCTCCACCACTTGAAGAGGAGCACAGGATGCAGAGATAGAGGTGAAGCCCACAATGTCTGAGAAAAAAATGGTCACCTGGAACAAAACGGAAGGAGGTGACTTCAGCAGTATTGGTTACAGTTTATTCTCACATAGCGATCCTACAATAAATCCTACCTCTGTGAAGGCTATAATGTAACATTGTTTCTGTTATTCCACCATATCAATGAGAGTAGgctaataaatacaaatgtatttttatataacaaaatacacaaaaaaatttagcatttattctcttttggggcaaattatttatttatgtaaaagAACCAAAACAATGTAAACATGCTAGAAAGAATCATCCATTTTATACCATATGCAAAAGCAGACATTTATCAGCTTCATATAGttctgtatattatatatatgtatgtatatatatatatatatatatatatatatatatatatatatatagccaccTGATTCAAGAAAACATTGTAAAGGGTTTTCCAAATGAGGTTGCAAGCCACTAAATGAATGTTAAAGTATAAGCTGGTTCGTTGAATCGATGGTCCCATTTGGCAGTAGCccccctgcacgcacacacacacacacacacacacacacacacacacacacacacacacacacacacacacacacatcttcagtGCTTTTGGTACAGCTGCTTCCATGAGCCTCTTCAATAAGCTTGACGCAATTTTCACCCAAATAACTTGTTTTATCTCCTGATGAATATGGAACAGGGCAATTATAGGTAATTACGCCAACAATAGCAACAAAGGCAGCTAACACACGTATTCATCCATCGTGTGCTCGCAGAGGTAGCAGCTCTTCGCTGCAGCATCGGGAGAAGCTTATTGGCTTATTCGTCTTCATAAGATTTTTCCGTTTCTACCTTTAATGTGAGCATGTGTATTACAGTTGTTTAATAATGATAAATTATCAGCAGCCGTTTTTAACAAACAATTCAACACAGCAACAGTTACATGAACACTTTAACACCTTTGGGCCACCAACTCCTTGTTGTTcatggaaagaaagaaggagggagCACGGGGAAATCTCTTTCTCCAGATTAAAGTACCAAGTCAGAGCTGTAGAGTGACCGGTTAAGGAAAAGTCCCCAAGTCAAGTCCAAACCAGCAAGTCCAGAGTCGGGTTTATCAAAGTCAACACAAACCACAGTCAAAGTCCATCTACAGGTCCACACCAACAAGTGGCAGAGACAGAGCGTGTGATGCAGAGAAGCTGGAGACGGTCGGAGACGGTCAACGTGGGGGAGAAGCTGAGGACAGatggagttgtgcttttggagAACACAACATCTTCAACACaacagggtttttctttttggggggatttagcctgtgccaatgtgagggtgtgaggctaatttgtaattggTGATTTTGTGCCAATAGGAAGTCCACTAGCAGTATTCCACCCTCACCGACTTTAGAACAACAATTAAAACTAGACATTAAAAACGAACAATGAGACATGATTCTTCCAATGCATAACCAATTTGTCTTCTCACATGAATTGTTTCATTAGTAAATAGTTAGTGCAACAAGTGAAGTTTCCAAAAGATCTGCTTTATTTCCAGGGAGCAATCAGTGAGTAGCTTATTGGTCCATTCAGGTGTGGGTTTCAGTACAGCCGTGTAGTTTATAACCTGAGccatacataataataaaaatgattttgctTTTTGCGATTTCACCGACCTTTTCGTAGCTCTCTGCCTCGACATGTTTGTGCTGGCGGAGCTGCCTGGCGACCGACTTGGGTAGCATCTGGTGCAGCAGGTCCTCGGCCAACTGCCTTTGGCGCTTCAGGTCCTCCGTCTTCTCCTTCAAGCTCTTGGCGTAGTTCTGTATCCACTCGGTCATCTGCTTGAACGAGATCATCACTACCGGGTAGATGAGGCAGGCTATGGACAGCAGGCAGACCCTCATGCTGAGGCCCGAAGACACGGCACGAGACGCCAACCTGAGAGCTGGCACCGCCCAATCAAACAAGCACTGCTGGGTGTGGGTCAGAGCCTGAATTCCAGCGTGGGACCCAGACAGGAGCTCTGTCCTTGCTCCTGAGACCCGCCAAAGACTTGTGTTGAAAATATAAGAATGTTTTGGAGTCTGGCTTAAGTTTAGCTTACGGTCTATGTTCTCCACCCAGCAGTCATTCAGTTGTTCCGTCATAACTCTGGCAAAGCCGAGGTAGCTTAGTACATAAGTCCACTTGTACTGGAAGTCAGGGCGAGTTGCCACGTGGGGGAAGTCCATCAACTGGTGGTTGAGCTCTTGGAATTGTATCAGTAGTCTTGCAGACAGTACATCTTTCCAGTTCACATTCTGGTTGACTTTGGTTAAAGTATCTTCTACGGTACCCCAGATGTCTAGAAGTCTTCCGATGGCCAGGGAGTAAGCAGAGGTACCATTTTCCCTTGTGTCATTTGTATCCATAGAAGTATTCAGAAATCCTTGAACGCTCCACCTCAACTCTTGGCAAAATCCAGCCAACTCGACACTACAGGGGATCCCGTGGCCATCGCTATTACCTGCCATTTCATCAGAGAGGTGAGCAAATACTGGAAACAGAATCTCTGAGATACTGGCCTCGAACGTCTCATTGCTCAGGTCTTTGGTAATTAAATGTCTCATCTTTTGAAGCTTACTGACGAGTTGCAGGATGGCTATCGTCCTACACGAAGTAAGCTCGTCGTAAGCAGCCTCTGTCGTGTGCAGCAGGTCAAAGTTGGAGCTGAGGTCTATGGACACAGAGCCAAGCAGGGCCAGGAAAGAGAGGACGCAGGCTGTCAAAATCCGCCGAACAGAGCGACTACTGCCAGACATGCAAAATATGGAGCACCTGGAAAAGCAGGAATATAACGTATGAATTACCGAAGGAGGATTCGGGATTCAAGGATTTTAAAATACACTAAATGTACAGTGTTATCACAACAtgtatgaagacaaaactgcTGTCTCACCTTCACATCTGGAGAATTACTGCATGGTGGAAGATATTTGTTGCATTGTTGGttcttacaaaaaacaaaatgtcaaatgcTTTCATGGAAAATATGTTTTGGGTTCTATGGGTTCTTTAATATGCTAAAAGTCAGCTCGATCCTCCATTTAAGTTGCAACCGAGAAAACCCTATGGACACGGCCCAGCTTGTGCTTAACGGGAGCCGTTCCCAGACCAACGGATGGACAATGGTCACCTCTCTGTTTACCAAAGGAGGCCGGTTTCCCTGAGATACCATGAAAAGCAGCTGCACttctttaaaagaaaggaaaataaattgtcagtgatgaattaaattaaatgaatacttTCTAAAGAAacgtgatgatgatgttttagTCATCTTTTTCTTTAATCACTTGAGCCGTAAATATTAATCAATTCATCAGCCGACAGATGGTGGATTTAATGCAGTAGTACGTACTTTACCTTGATGATAAGATACAGGTGTCAATTGTGCTTTAGATTCCCAAATATGAGGGCTTTTCTGCTTTGGGTATTTTTCACTCATGTCTTACCTTTATGTGACATTTTAGAAAtttctaataaaaaaagaatcagtTGCTGCCCttaatgatacatttatttaatctgAGATGCAAGACATCTTGAGGACTGTAACATATTGTTAATTTTAAAAAGACTATTCCCGTGTATAATTGGGACAGCAGCATCTCTGAATGGGACCTCGGAGGAGACGGAAACCAGCTCCACTGCATCTCGTCCCAGCAGACctgcaccagcagcaccacctggAACCAGCGAGACCAAACTTTTGGGGACAGCTTAGTGAGTCTCACCTGCACAGCTGAGAGTCGCTGTCCGCGTCGTGCTGCACCCACGGGGCGACCCTCCTCTTCGTTACGAACCTCGTCTTCAGGGAGGCCGAGGACCGCGTCCCAGAGGCGAGACACTCCTTTGTCATCAAGTCCAGCGGCGAGGTGCGACTGGAGGTCTGCTGTCTGTGGACAGGACGCGGGACGCGCGCATCGCAGGGACCGAGATGCCGAGTGGTCCCGTTAGTGGATGTCAGCGGAGGCACCGgcgtcttttcaacgtccggTTGCACACTTCAAAATAAACGTTTTAGAGAGAATCATACGGGCAGTGAAGTCATCAGCATGGCTGTAAATGTCCCACATACTGACTGGCCATTTTAAATAGTGTAGGAATTAATCGaatttaatgtaataaataaatgttgactctattttaccatttttacaaatgaataaacacagacCATAAACACGGTGAATAGACGGGAATAGGGAATTATTTATGGACTTCATGATGTATAGTTACATGTCGTGGTCAGTTACATGTTTACACAAGCTAACTTTTTAATTTCTGTTTAAGGGGCAGTGAACACTATTTGACAGTATTCTCCAAAATAAAATTTAGTATTGCTCCTCATTTCTAGTTGGAAGCTCAGTTTGAACTTTTTTAGTTACCATGTAGCCTCTTACTAGTCTGATGTTAAAAGCATCTCCGATGATTCTGACCTGGAACTTCTTCAGAGGGAATGAACCGGCCGCTCTCCCTTAACAGCGTTCGTGTGCTCAGGTCATCTGTCCGTGCTTTAATTGTGAAGGCCGCGGCCGGAAGCCTCCCTCGCGGACCACGGACGCACGCTGCAGGGGGAGAGGTGCGCGCGGGCTGCTCGAGAGGAGAAGCTGCAACTTAGTGAGCCGTGAACCAGGTGCCGACCCCGGGACGGCTCTCGTGAGTACCCGCGGCCCGTGGAGCTGCTGCGGCGTCCGGCGCGTGGCTCGAGGCGGGAAGCGGCGGTCGCGGAGCGGCTGAGGAGCCGAATGAGAGCGCTGTTTGGAGCCGGTAAACAAAGAgcttttctccctctgtcctc
It encodes:
- the LOC120829208 gene encoding uncharacterized protein LOC120829208 isoform X3; translation: MSGSSRSVRRILTACVLSFLALLGSVSIDLSSNFDLLHTTEAAYDELTSCRTIAILQLVSKLQKMRHLITKDLSNETFEASISEILFPVFAHLSDEMAGNSDGHGIPCSVELAGFCQELRWSVQGFLNTSMDTNDTRENGTSAYSLAIGRLLDIWGTVEDTLTKVNQNVNWKDVLSARLLIQFQELNHQLMDFPHVATRPDFQYKWTYVLSYLGFARVMTEQLNDCWVENIDRKLNLSQTPKHSYIFNTSLWRVSGARTELLSGSHAGIQALTHTQQCLFDWAVPALRLASRAVSSGLSMRVCLLSIACLIYPVVMISFKQMTEWIQNYAKSLKEKTEDLKRQRQLAEDLLHQMLPKSVARQLRQHKHVEAESYEKVTIFFSDIVGFTSISASCAPLQVVEMLNNLYMCFDTRIDSYDVYKVETIGDAYMVVSGLPERNGDRHADEIAKMALDLVAAVRQVSIPHMPDHRLQLRAGIHTGPCVAGIVGYKMPRYCLFGDTVNTASRMESTSMPQKIHTSSETFLALIKDDAYELQLRGEIEVKGKGKMNTYWLVGHKNYSVQNDSLVCHWNPNKARKKKILAGSDVSVDNSSVTVQSLSGSATPPVSLPSSAVTPRTDQPGLSVAAQVEPYGGRRGALGSMIGGFQGGEESPLPSRRRSSNGLKPDLLPGSDLHP
- the LOC120829208 gene encoding uncharacterized protein LOC120829208 isoform X2 — translated: MTKECLASGTRSSASLKTRFVTKRRVAPWVQHDADSDSQLCRCSIFCMSGSSRSVRRILTACVLSFLALLGSVSIDLSSNFDLLHTTEAAYDELTSCRTIAILQLVSKLQKMRHLITKDLSNETFEASISEILFPVFAHLSDEMAGNSDGHGIPCSVELAGFCQELRWSVQGFLNTSMDTNDTRENGTSAYSLAIGRLLDIWGTVEDTLTKVNQNVNWKDVLSARLLIQFQELNHQLMDFPHVATRPDFQYKWTYVLSYLGFARVMTEQLNDCWVENIDRKLNLSQTPKHSYIFNTSLWRVSGARTELLSGSHAGIQALTHTQQCLFDWAVPALRLASRAVSSGLSMRVCLLSIACLIYPVVMISFKQMTEWIQNYAKSLKEKTEDLKRQRQLAEDLLHQMLPKSVARQLRQHKHVEAESYEKVTIFFSDIVGFTSISASCAPLQVVEMLNNLYMCFDTRIDSYDVYKVETIGDAYMVVSGLPERNGDRHADEIAKMALDLVAAVRQVSIPHMPDHRLQLRAGIHTAQKIHTSSETFLALIKDDAYELQLRGEIEVKGKGKMNTYWLVGHKNYSVQNDSLVCHWNPNKARKKKILAGSDVSVDNSSVTVQSLSGSATPPVSLPSSAVTPRTDQPGLSVAAQVEPYGGRRGALGSMIGGFQGGEESPLPSRRRSSNGLKPDLLPGSDLHP
- the LOC120829208 gene encoding uncharacterized protein LOC120829208 isoform X1, yielding MTKECLASGTRSSASLKTRFVTKRRVAPWVQHDADSDSQLCRCSIFCMSGSSRSVRRILTACVLSFLALLGSVSIDLSSNFDLLHTTEAAYDELTSCRTIAILQLVSKLQKMRHLITKDLSNETFEASISEILFPVFAHLSDEMAGNSDGHGIPCSVELAGFCQELRWSVQGFLNTSMDTNDTRENGTSAYSLAIGRLLDIWGTVEDTLTKVNQNVNWKDVLSARLLIQFQELNHQLMDFPHVATRPDFQYKWTYVLSYLGFARVMTEQLNDCWVENIDRKLNLSQTPKHSYIFNTSLWRVSGARTELLSGSHAGIQALTHTQQCLFDWAVPALRLASRAVSSGLSMRVCLLSIACLIYPVVMISFKQMTEWIQNYAKSLKEKTEDLKRQRQLAEDLLHQMLPKSVARQLRQHKHVEAESYEKVTIFFSDIVGFTSISASCAPLQVVEMLNNLYMCFDTRIDSYDVYKVETIGDAYMVVSGLPERNGDRHADEIAKMALDLVAAVRQVSIPHMPDHRLQLRAGIHTGPCVAGIVGYKMPRYCLFGDTVNTASRMESTSMPQKIHTSSETFLALIKDDAYELQLRGEIEVKGKGKMNTYWLVGHKNYSVQNDSLVCHWNPNKARKKKILAGSDVSVDNSSVTVQSLSGSATPPVSLPSSAVTPRTDQPGLSVAAQVEPYGGRRGALGSMIGGFQGGEESPLPSRRRSSNGLKPDLLPGSDLHP